Sequence from the Corallococcus sp. EGB genome:
GCCTGCCGCGCACCGCGACGGTGACGGAGTCCCATCCCCGCGAGCCGAACTCCTACAAGGGCCGCATGCGCAAGGCGCAGGAGGACCTGCTGCTGGACGCGGACGCGGCGGGCCGCATCCGGGGCACCATCCTCCGGCTGCCGGACTTCTACGGGCCGGGCGTGGAGCGCAGCTTCCTGTACCGCGCCTTCGTCGCCGCGTCCCAGGGCAAGCGCGCGCCGCTCATCGGGCCGTTGGACACGCCGCACGAGTTCGTCTTCGTGGATGACGTGGGCCCCGTCGTCACCGCGTTGATGGACGAGCCGCGCGCGTACGGCCGCTTCTGGAACCTGGCGGGCGCGGGCGTCACCACGCAGCGCCAGATGGTGAAGGAGATGTACGCGCAGGCCGGCCACAAGCCAAAGACGATGGCGATGGGCAAGGGCATGGTGCGGCTGGCGGGCTTGTTCGACCCGTTCATGCGCGAGCTCGTGGAGATGTACTACCTGCTCACGAACCCGGTGCTGCTGGACGACTCCGCGCTGCGCGGCCTGCTGGGCACGGTGCACAAGACGCCGTACCCGGAAGGCATCCGCCAGACGCTCGCGGCCTTGCACCGCGAGCAGGAGGCGAAGGCGCGTTCGGCCCAGGTCCCTGCCGCGACCTGAGCCGAGGCCTGGCTCAGGCGGGCCGGGGCGCCGAGGGACGCGCGGGGCCCAGGCCGCGCTCGCGCTTGCGCTCGTTCACCAGGCGCTGGCGGTGGCCGCCGAGCAGATCGCTGCGGGTGAGGATTCCGACGACGTGCTCCGGCCGGGCGCGCGAGACGACGGGCAGGCGGCCCACTCCCTCGTCCATCATCAGGTCCGCCGCCTCGCGCAGGGAGCTGTCATCGAAGACGACCGCGGGCGGGCGCTTCACCACGTCCCGCAGCCGCCTGCTGCCGCTCGCCTGGCCATCCATCAGGTCCCTGCGGGTGACGACGCCCACCAGCCGGCCCTCCTGGGTCACGACGGGGAAGCCCTGATGGCGGGAGCCCGCGGCGTCAGACGCGAGCCACGTGCGCACCTCTTCCAGGAGCGACTCCGCCTGCAGCGTCACCACGGTCTTGAGGCCATGGTCGCGCACGAGCGCCGTGCTCAGCGCGTCCGCGCCCAGCTCCGTCGGGATGCGGGCGCCGCGGCGGGCCAGCTTCTCCGTCATGATGGAGTGACGCATGAGCAGCGCGGACACCAGGTAGGACGCCGCGCAGCCGGCGAGCAGCGGCAGCAGGCCCAGCGGCTGCCGCGTCGTTTCAAAGGCGAACACCACCGACGCGAGCAGCGCGCGTGAAGACCCCGCGAAGAGCGCGGCCATGCCCACCAGCGCCGCGACGCGCACGTCCACGCCCAGGGAGGGGACCAGCTGCGTGGCCAGGAGCCCCAGGCCGGAGCCCAGGCCGCCGCCCAGCGTGAAGAGGGGCGCCAGCGTTCCGCCCGACGTCCCGCTGCCCAGCGCCACGGACCAGGAGATGAACTTGAGCGCGCAGAAGAGGATCATCGCCGTCCCCACGAAGCGGCCGGACAGGATGTCCTCGATGTTGGTGTAGCCCACGCCCAGCGTTCGCGGGGAGAAGTAGCCCACCACGCCCACGACGATGGCGCCCAGCGCCGGCCACCACATCCAGTGCAGGGGCAGCTTCTCGAACATGTCCTCCAGCCAGTACACCGCGCGCGTGCACGCCACGGAGGCAACGCCGATGACGAGCCCCAGCACGCCGTAGAACGCGAGCGCCGAGCCTGAAGGCGTGGTCAGGTCCGGGATGGCGAACGCGGGCGCGCCGCCCACGAACGCGATGCGCACGCCGGTGGCGGTGGCGGTGGCCAGGGCCACGGGGATGACGGAGCGGGGCTTGAACTCGAAGAGCAGGAGCTCCACGGCGAGCAGCACCGCGGACACCGGCGCGCCGAACGTGGCGGCCATGCCCGCGGCGGCGCCCGCGGCGAGCAGCGCCTTGCGCTCATCGGCGGTGACGTGGAGTCCCTGTCCCATCAGTGACCCCAGCGCGCCGCCCGTGGCGATGATGGGGCCCTCCGCGCCGAAGGGACCGCCGGTGCCGATGGCGATGGCCGCCGACAGCGGCTTGAGCAGCGTCATCCGGGGCGGGATGCGGCTCTGGTTGAAGAGGACCTGCTCCATGGCCTCCGGGATGCCGTGGCCCCGGATGGCCCGCGAGCCATAGCGCGCCATCAGGCCCACGATGAGGGCGCCCACCACGGGCACGACCACCACCCAGACGCCCAACGTGTTGTCCCCGGGCGACACCGGCTGCACGGACAACCGGCCGTAGAACGCCAGGTGGGTGACGAAGTGGATGAGGGCGCCCAGCCCCTGCGCCACCAGGCCCGCGACGGCCGCGAGCACCACGGCCAGGCCGCTGATGAACACGGTGCGGGAGTCCACCGCCACGGAGGTGGTGGGGGTGCGCAGGCTGGCGAGCGCGGGCCCCATCGATGGGGCGACGGG
This genomic interval carries:
- a CDS encoding NAD-dependent epimerase/dehydratase family protein, whose translation is METVALFGASGVIGQSVARTLQAQGRPYRVVGRSAGSLRKEFGADPRAEVVTWNPEDPASIRAAARGVRTLIYMVGVNYWQFHLHPELMRRTLDAAIAEGVERVVLIGTVYPYGLPRTATVTESHPREPNSYKGRMRKAQEDLLLDADAAGRIRGTILRLPDFYGPGVERSFLYRAFVAASQGKRAPLIGPLDTPHEFVFVDDVGPVVTALMDEPRAYGRFWNLAGAGVTTQRQMVKEMYAQAGHKPKTMAMGKGMVRLAGLFDPFMRELVEMYYLLTNPVLLDDSALRGLLGTVHKTPYPEGIRQTLAALHREQEAKARSAQVPAAT
- a CDS encoding chloride channel protein — protein: MKKPDVERIEEGLGEGATARSSLPVAPSMGPALASLRTPTTSVAVDSRTVFISGLAVVLAAVAGLVAQGLGALIHFVTHLAFYGRLSVQPVSPGDNTLGVWVVVVPVVGALIVGLMARYGSRAIRGHGIPEAMEQVLFNQSRIPPRMTLLKPLSAAIAIGTGGPFGAEGPIIATGGALGSLMGQGLHVTADERKALLAAGAAAGMAATFGAPVSAVLLAVELLLFEFKPRSVIPVALATATATGVRIAFVGGAPAFAIPDLTTPSGSALAFYGVLGLVIGVASVACTRAVYWLEDMFEKLPLHWMWWPALGAIVVGVVGYFSPRTLGVGYTNIEDILSGRFVGTAMILFCALKFISWSVALGSGTSGGTLAPLFTLGGGLGSGLGLLATQLVPSLGVDVRVAALVGMAALFAGSSRALLASVVFAFETTRQPLGLLPLLAGCAASYLVSALLMRHSIMTEKLARRGARIPTELGADALSTALVRDHGLKTVVTLQAESLLEEVRTWLASDAAGSRHQGFPVVTQEGRLVGVVTRRDLMDGQASGSRRLRDVVKRPPAVVFDDSSLREAADLMMDEGVGRLPVVSRARPEHVVGILTRSDLLGGHRQRLVNERKRERGLGPARPSAPRPA